The window CCGAAGCGGCCGGCGGCGACTACGAGTACGACGAAGCTCACGGGGGCGGCGACGACGGACCCGGGGTCCCGGCCGCCCTGGCCGACGAAGCCCGCCGGATGCGGGACCTCAGCGGGGTTGAGCGACCAGCACCGCGGTGAACAGCAGCCCGGCCGTGACCAGACCGGTCGCCAGGACCGTCACGACCGCCGAGGTGTCCAGCGGGGCGTCCCGGCGGTCCGCGATGAGTTTCGCGGTCACCACCGCCAGCACCGGGAAGAGCAGCATCACCAGCAGCGCCACCACCGGCGCCGCCTGCTGCCAGTCCCCGCCCGCGGCCGCGCCGGTCCGGCGCACCAACAGGTTGCCGATCACCCCGAGCAGGCCGCCGACGAAACCCAGCATGCCGAAGAGGATCTTCGTGCCGAGGGTGATCGGCCGGGCCGGCGGTGTGTACCGCACCCGGTTCTCCACCTCCTTGAGGTAGTCCTCGGCGTCCCGGTCCGGCCCGTCGTCACCGCGCTGCCGGGGAATGCTGGCCGGCGGCAGGGTACGCCCGAACCGCTCGGCCACCGGACCGACCCGGTGCACGAAGTCCGACCACAGGCCGGCCGCCCGGGCGTCCACCTCCTCCAGGCCGCGTTGGGCCGACCGGACCGACCGTTCGGCTGCCTCCAACCGCCCGGCCGCCTCCTGGACGGCCACGTCGGCGGCGGCCAGCCGGTCGGCGTACCAGCGGCGGGCCTCCTCCCGGAGCCCGGTCGCCTTCGCGTCCAGGCTGGTCAGCCGACGCAGGACGGTACGGTAGTCGGCGCGCTCGAAGTCGGCCGGTTGCAGTTCGCTCATGAGGTTCCGTAGGGGATGATCACCTCGGCGCCACGGTGCACCGAGCGGTCGAAATGCAGGGCCCGCCACGGGCGCGGATACCAGTTCGGCGCGCCCTGCCCCGGGTAGTACGGCGACAGCTCACTGCCGTGCACGTCCAGCGCCACCCACGCGCCGATCGGATCGGTCCGTGACGCGTGCCCGCCCAGCGAGTCACGCAGCAGCCCGGCCCCGCGCCACCAGCCCAGCACGTGCAGCCGCCGCTCCGGGCCCTGCCGCAGCACGGTCCGCAGCTGGTCGGCCGCCTCCTTGCCGCCGGGCAGCGCGTCCGCCGCGTAGATCAGGATGAAGTGCGGGCGGTCGGCCGGCCACGACGCGGTCGCCTCCGCGGCGGCGTCCTCCAACAGCCAGTACACGTCGTCGGGCAGATAGAAGCCGGACCCCGGGATCCGGGCGTGCAGTGCCTCGGCCGCCGCCCGCGCGTCCGGGTCCAGGCAGACCACCGAGAACCGGGCCCCGCCCGGGGTGAACTGCGCGGCCAGCGAGCGGCCCGCCGTCGCCAGGATCGCGCACGCCTCGTCGGTCCGGGTGCCCAGTACCGCGAGGTTTCGGCCCGGCGCCCGCCGCAGCACGGTCTGCGCCGACCGCGCCGCCACGTCGATGGTCTGCCCCAGCAGCATCACCGGCGCCGTGGACGCGTCACCGACCCGCAGGTCCCGGTAGTCCGGGCTGTCGGCCAGCCGCGGGATCACGTCACCGTCGAACAGCCGCGGCGGCCCCAACTCGGCCGGGCGACGCCGCCACAGCCGGTGCTGGAGCGAACTCCACTGATCCCGGTCGCCGGCGGCGGGCACCCGGACGATCCGGTTCGCCTCCGGCGCGCCCGAGTCGGCGTTGACCACCGCGTGGTAGCGGGGCAGCGAGTCGGCGGCCGGGTTCGTCTCGGCCAGCACCCGCCGTGCCCGGGGCAGCGCGATCCGCAGGCTGAACTGGGCGACCAGCGCGGGCCGGCCCCACAGCGCCTCGATGCCGGACACGTCCTGACTGGCCAGCACCAGGTGGATGCCCTGCGACCGGCCCCGCCGGGCCAGGTCCTCCAGCAGGTCCACGGCCTCGGTGGTGACCGCGTCCCGGCCGGCCAGCAGCACCTGGAACTCGTCGACCACGGCCACGATCCGCGGCCACGCACCCTCCGGATCCTCGGCCCGCAGCTCGGCCAGATTGGTCACCTCGTGCCGCTTCGCGGCGTCCGCCCGCCGTTTCAGCTCGGCGCCCAGGAACCGCAGCAGCGCCAGACCGAACTCACGGTCGGTGTTGACGTTCACCCCGACCAGCCGGACGTGCGGCAGCCAGCTCGGGTCCCGGCGGCCCGGCGCGAACCTGGCGAACGACACGCCCTCCTTGAAGTCGAGCAGGTAGAACGCCAGCTCGTCGGGGGAGTAGCGGGCGGAAA of the Actinoplanes sichuanensis genome contains:
- a CDS encoding FtsK/SpoIIIE domain-containing protein, with protein sequence MAESTKNRVMEIRAGLSHALGAAQVALERAHDVREAAEARYRRMVAAATARRRKLAAARDERIHEIDAWHDTELAALAGAAAGAADRAAPGAAGEPWHSWEPTPLDRAAELRVGRLMLPEAPLPAPARAERPGGGGRSAPGGTEDWGGGAWAGAPGEVTEAWAGPDGEPPESTAGPVVDDAPPEVPALVRLLDHGHIVVEGDRRAGDDVVAGLLLRALGTSVPGQVQLIGYDPENLGGGLAGFAPLATAGVLTFVGPGGLDKLVDELVGHVRRINETVLAGEYTSVRELHAATKRRPEPWRVAVLLGGGELSRHQRTQLDRLLRTGAACGVHLVIRGQSVEPGPGIEFVVAAAGDEARIESAGDLPVRLDAAPPSHLMTATCRQIAESVAAGPAPVALDSLLPEAGAEWRESSAAGLTAPLGDSPQGPRVQVTLSDYPPHALIAGPSGTGKTNFIYAWMGALSARYSPDELAFYLLDFKEGVSFARFAPGRRDPSWLPHVRLVGVNVNTDREFGLALLRFLGAELKRRADAAKRHEVTNLAELRAEDPEGAWPRIVAVVDEFQVLLAGRDAVTTEAVDLLEDLARRGRSQGIHLVLASQDVSGIEALWGRPALVAQFSLRIALPRARRVLAETNPAADSLPRYHAVVNADSGAPEANRIVRVPAAGDRDQWSSLQHRLWRRRPAELGPPRLFDGDVIPRLADSPDYRDLRVGDASTAPVMLLGQTIDVAARSAQTVLRRAPGRNLAVLGTRTDEACAILATAGRSLAAQFTPGGARFSVVCLDPDARAAAEALHARIPGSGFYLPDDVYWLLEDAAAEATASWPADRPHFILIYAADALPGGKEAADQLRTVLRQGPERRLHVLGWWRGAGLLRDSLGGHASRTDPIGAWVALDVHGSELSPYYPGQGAPNWYPRPWRALHFDRSVHRGAEVIIPYGTS